In Haliotis asinina isolate JCU_RB_2024 chromosome 11, JCU_Hal_asi_v2, whole genome shotgun sequence, the genomic stretch cggaagttttttgGATCCGTCacgtctccttttttgggaaggagtattgtgcgacctttgcagaaccacggaggaacaccacctgtgtccacaagagaattgaaacagtgaagtaatggtgtttggacacaagggaacagtttccagtaccggtttcgaatgccatcaggccctggagctgtattagatttggactttttaatgacagttttcaggcaatctggtgagaggtaacagacaaacgacctagttactttctcatgcattgcatggtcataatcacttacCCATGGTGcttccaggttacagttgccgggtacagaccacaactgtttccaaaacctttcattggcatccatgggaggccgCTCATCAtgcccaccatcaccacttgttttaagttgcctatagaattgcttttcattattcctaaacattttattttgcttgatgaatttgtttctcttttcccatttttttctttctttctgtccaaacttttatttttgccttaagggaatcgacaatttggagaagtaccttttcttttgttgtcttgtactgtaattttaattttctccaaattgccttttgtcgtttagacatgggattccctaaTGATCGTAATTtgaggcacagctctatccaggaaatatattttctagtttctgttaatttcacttgaaaccggttttttcttggtttgtcGTTCTTAGTAGTAGaagatttttctttggaaactgtgtgaagttcctccaacgttcgcgcggcagcatagacgcaggaatttatttcatgtaatgaacagtccacagaaagttttagagagataatttcatttagtaaatcaatttctgttttgggaaaagacacgtttagttgtttaattggcctccgtttctctaaaggtaaatcacaaatttcctcataaatagaagtaaacaaaatgtacacaggattttcggtaaggtctgcaactgaagatgaggaagagtgagggtccaaaatttcggggccaattggttctttctcggaagagtttccacctATTAGTTAGACTCTGACGTTATTCGGACGTGTCAGAACGTCACAAGCGTTGTATTAAAATTAATATTAGTCTAACAGTTGGATCTGTCTATTAATTACTGAGATAAAAGTTTGTTGGACAGTCTTAAAGAGCCTTCGGTGTTAATATTTAAGAGGAGGGATGTACCATGTGAAATTTATTGCTCCAGTGTCAGTGATACCACGACTGTTTCAATAGAGATAACCCAGTGTTTTGTGGGGTGTTTTGCAACCGATGTTTAAAACGTAATATGTTATTAGTTTGACCATATAATCAGATATTGTTACTTCCTCGGGCAGACATGTAATCAACATTCAGTTGTAATACTTTTAACAAAGAACCTTAAGAGATAGTTCTGACAATTTCTTCCTGCTCAGTTTGGCCTTTGATGAATTTTCTGAGACAACAAAATGGAGCAGGCAcgtaaaatatatcatattttatagAGCAAAAGTGGAAAGACGATCTTTGAGTATTTGGTAAGTTGTGAGTTCGTATTGTGTCATCATTTTGTAAGTTACGCTTGGAGAGATGTGTCGGTATATATAGATGGTTGCTATTGTCAAATTTATGTTTTCCATGCATTAGTCACGAATACTTCTGCATATTTTCAGCTGATGTACTTCGCGCCAGTTAGCCAACATGTCATGGACGAAATGGAAGAATATTTACGTGGACCTAGGAGATTCCAGAATGAAGTAACGCGAATCCAAAACCTTGATCATTACACATAAGTGTGCCAAAATGAAGGCAAATgtacaatcaaacaaatcaaatgaATACTGTCTCTATTTGACAGCAACCAAATACATGTTCTTTCATTGAATAAATGCAGTCATTTTATTTGCCACTTGTTACGGTTAATtaataagaaatcccctttgaaccagcaaaCCATAACAATGACAAGACTAACATATTCAACAATAACAATGGGCAAGTTACcatgaattacaatacagacTTCTACTACAATGAAATTGGGTAACAAGTCGAAAGTAATGTTTCACAGATATTAAATATCAAGTTTCCAGAATCTTGACACTTACAGTGAGATCAGATATACTAACTGAAGGTAGTTTACAAAGTCAATGGTGAAGCTCGAAGCGTCTGTCTTCTAGGTCAGATGATTTGACAGACAGACGATGTCGGCAGGCAGAAGCACAAAACTCCAATATAACTCCGTGTGatttcaacacaacaaccagccttattGTATACTGACACAGTGTCGGGAACATTCGAGCAAATCGTGCCTCAATCGCCATTCAACTTTCAGGATAGCCGgaagtcaacaaaataaacagccaGTCAAGGAAGGCAACTTTGGAGCGCTATCTAAATAGGTGTGGCGTTAAAATGATATAATAATTGCCTGTCGTCTGAAGTTAAGGTCagaacgtttcagacttagaaACATGGGATCTGTATGTAAGGTGATCGATGGGTGGCAGTTCAAAGCTCTCTTTTTTGACGGGCTTCCAAGGTCTCACACCCATATCGTCACTTCAATTGCTAATGAACTAATGAGAACCTGATGTACGTGTATCTTCGTGTAAATCTCATGGATTTCGctcacacatacacaagcaTACCACCATGTCCAAAATGCAGAAACATTTTAGAGGTCGAGAAATGTTAAGTATGTGGAAACAGTGTTTATTGCAATAAAGTTGAAACATGTCCCACAGACATGCACTTGTTTGCTCCCTCAGTGGTAACTCTGTGTCTGTAGGTGTTATTTTCCTGGAGGACGATagaggattatttacagaccaccaacatatagctgtaatgtGTCGGTGTGCAGTGCTAAACCGCACCCAGATGGTTGTAAGGTATGTATTACATCGGTTTAATATGAAAATGTGATAACAGTGCTCTCGACAATGGAAAAAACACATTAAACACATATTAGTGAACGGTTTACTTTATTTTCACATCGGACCATCGAACAAAGTTCTGCACAAAGTCATAGTACAATAGTTGTATATTTGGTATGATATTCACCAGAATCATGTTTCACTACAGACTGTCATATATACTTCGTTTAGGAAAAGATGTACTCAACGTCCCTTTTGAAAAACTTGAATGTCAATATCAGTACGTGTGTCCATGTGGACACCTTTCAAATGACAAACATATAATATGGCGTTTTGTTATGAAACTACACTGTGTTTCCATCACAAGCTGAAACGAGTGATTGCACACACATTACTAATGGTTCGAACGAAACTGGATGAAGCGATTGTTGACATAGATATGCTGTTTTGGAGGGAAACCACAGACAAACGTGATACAATTTCGCGTTATGATGTATCCCTGTACCTTTTTCAGTGCGTAGACTTTTTATACTCAGTTTCGAGTCTATTTTTCTTCTGTTTAATAGAAAGTTTGATTTACATAGGGACATACGTAAGTGAGCAAGGGTTTTCGACGTGTATTGATTTGCAACTATAAAATGGTGCATTGAAATTATAAAGTCATCATTTGCTATTACACTcttagagtgagtgggttaaaagtagcgtcacatcggcaatagtgTAACCATATCGTCAATTTGAATCATAAGGAATACAAAGCTATCATCGATGGACTGTAGAATAATTACGTCATCACAGTCATAAGTTACAACCAGTTGATAGCATTTGAAGATACAGATAATAGGCTGAACGTATCGAAAAAAACgtgctatagatcgccagcaactgaatgtagatcacAACGCTAGCTAGTACACTCCTAGATCCACGAGTTTGTGAGGTATCACATATTTCAAGTATATCACGCCAGATCGGTCTATTGTGGGAGGGAATCATAAGACTATAAGTAAAACagtcaaaattaaaatatatttgagaaTGGAACCCTCATAAATGAGGCCTGACACACCTGTGAGCATATTTGAATTGAGAACAAAGAGGATACGCAAATGAAAAACTTAATGTTTCCAGTTTCTACTGTCAGTTTCTATTACAATGCTGAATAAACACCTGTTCATTATATCAGAGTACAATAGAACAGGAGCGAACACAATACTAAAGACTGCAACTGGTATCTCACATTTATACTATTCTGCATTAATATACGGAAACTATCACTTAGTACCATTAATGTACGGAAACTATCACCTAGTACGAGTTAAAGTTTATACACATTCCGATATCTATATCACGTCCAATCAATGTGTTTAGATCGgttaataaaacaaacattgcgTATGTTTTTACACTTTGAAACACACACCTGTTGAAATATCAGGCAGGTGCGGTTTCGCAAGAACCTATTTACTTACGCATGCACATATAAAACAATCCTGAGGTGATTGtccctgtactgtactgtcgGAGTCATGGCTGGGCAACAACGTGTGGAGACAATCGTCCTCGTCAAACGAGAAATTCCAGAGGTAAGTTGCTTTCAACGTTTCTTTCCATCAAGGAATTTATATCATTGTCAAGAAACACCTGTTATGATATCATTATTGATATCAACGATCTGTCTCTCAGTCCATGGATATTTTTGTGACACCCAGTTTCCGTCTCTGTCTATCAGTAAGGTATACCTATACACTTCTGGTGACGTCAGTCTATTGTTCTTAGAGGACGCTTTTCTCGTAATTTTCCTCAAATCTGGTACAATCTCGTTACCTCGAGCAATGATCTAAATAATGTCCCTGGGTCGCGGGCAATTATCTTGTTATAATGTTCCGGAGCCCCCTGCATTATCATAATATAGGCCCCACTATCCCGAGATGTTCCTCTATACTGTCCCTCTGCCGAAGATTTTCTGAGGAATAGCCCTTGACTttgaattattacttgttttgaagactgATACGAGTTTTTCTTATCATCACTGAATGCGATAGTACAATATCACATGATTGGCAATTTCCAACATGTAGTGCCGACAGCCAGTTTCAAACCTACAGCGCTTCACTTACTAGCGTGGCAGTTTTATCCTCTGGCCTCCGAAGGATCACTGTGAAAAATGAGGCTGATTGTCGGTAGGAGAGGTGTGTTCCAAGCAAGACGGGCAGTGCACGGTACAGTTAGCAGACGTCCATAGTACTGTTAGAACATGCAGGGCACGTGCATTGCGCGTGCAAGGCGAGGCCTCTGCTGCTAGTCTCATCTCAGTTGATTTCAACAGTAAGGCCgaatattgaaattatatctgaagTACATCCTAGGTCGATTTATAAGTTGGACACAACAGGGTGTGTGGATATTACTGGaaaatatatatacctcagATGTCAAATTTGCTTCGTTTTGGAGGTTATTTTTCCTAAGGTAAACGTCCTTTCAGGGTTGTATACAATATCCCTGGAACATTCTATACAATATTCCGAAAGTAGATTTTCTCGAAAAGATTtctttcaacatcaacattcaagtgtttgaaatcaattgatacatgtcatcaaatTGGAAGTACAATTCCCATCTGGAATAGAACCGCTTCTGTCAGATAACGAATCGGATGCTCCACTTCACGTCTACTGAGTCGATGAAAATACTTGCGTTAAATTGTCTATTAATAGTTAGGCCTACTGTCATTACATAGATTTCACTACCGCTTCGGTTGCTGTTATGTTTCTTCATTGCTTGATTATCTAATTATCTATCATTATAtgattttgataaatttgtctGTTCCTTCGATATATATGACAGATTTTACACGATCCCTCGGTATTGGCTGAAAATGTAActattgaatattaaatatgaaaatCCTCGCCCTCgtgtttacattttcaaccaTAACCGAGGATGGGTGTTATAGCGTTTACGTAAGCCCTCTTCCCTCGGGAAATGCCCATGGCCCTTCGACATACAACAGCGATGATGACATGTCGTAGTAGTCATAGTGATGAACCTGCTGCTGATCTGTCTGTTTTCAGAAGGCACTGTTTCCGGAGGGAATGTGCCCAAGAGTAGAACATGAAAATGGCCAGGAAGGTGCAGACATGTTTATATCACACACTCCTGACGACGTTTTCGACACTAGAGAACATTATCTACGATGTGGAGCGGCGTTTGGTTTGGCAAGAGCGTCTCTTTGCAAGAAGATAATTCACAACAAGAACGTGATTGTGGCCATATGCTCACTGATGACGTTGACTGCCTACGCTGTATATGTCGGCTTCAGCATCAGATTTTCTTTCGGGGATGAAGGCTCTTTGAGGCTATTACTTGGGACCGGTTTTGTCGCCCTGGTCTATGCCAAGATCAAGCTGTCAACTCGTGTTCATGAAATTTTGTCCCCATGGGCCACCAAGATAAAGGGTTCACCATCGATAAGGAGAACAATCAGATGGTGAGCAAATATACAAGACCTACTGTAGCAGAGATATAGCTGGGTTATTAcggagtgcggtgttaaacaatacAACCAAACTCACATACGACAATAAATGTTTCGGGCAATATATTACTTATGGAGTTGGACTTCACCTGCTGGTTAACATTTTTATCAGACTTGAACGATAACGGCCAGCATCCGTAACCAAGAGTTTTTGTAGAGCTTCATAATGATGGCATTGCCTTATTTTCTCATACATGTAAGCAAATACAAACGGCTCAGTGTTGGTACGATGCTGTCCGACATCAGGTCCGATGGGTGGCCACCTTGTGTTTGCAGGTTGCTGTATATAGGGATGGTTCTCTTCATGGCGATCTACCTGGGATTGAATGTGACCAAAGCGGAGAACTTTCTCTCTCTCGCTGGAATGACTTTCTTCATTCTTATAGGATTCCTGATATCCGAACATCCAGAAAGGGTAAGGAGTTGAAACAAGATGGTGACAAACCCACATTAGACAGTCCTTGTCAACCTgattttttgtttaatttatcaGTGTTAACGTCTCGGAGAACATTGTGTCTCTGGTTTGGTTCGCCTTTGTGGTTCTCCAAAAAGGAAAAGGAGTAAACATAAAGTACTGACACCAGACAGTCTTTATCGTCCTCAAACCTTAATCAAAGATTGactgtaacttgaattgttaacGTCTATCAGACTGTGGTAAGGTTAGAAAGATATTACACAAACGATACAAGTTACAACAAATTGTTGATCACACACAAGAATATTATCCATTTATCATGCTGAACCCCTGGAGACACCGAATACCCGGGTTGATTACCCAGATGGATACAAATCcagaagtccatttctggtgtcctcactCGTGATATTGTGGAAATAGTGCATATAGCGACataaactaaattcacccaTATCACTGCATACTGATATTCTTCGATTCTGTTTAAAACTGTAAGCTAATCAACCGATCATTTCAGTCTCAGGTCTGTGTACAATAGATACTAGTGACTAATAACATGTTGGGGAAATCAGAACTGGTGAAATCCTTAATGCAATTTGCTGAATATATAAAAGAACAGAATCAGAGAAATGCTAACTTGGTATGAAACTATCCATATGTGATAAACTTAAGTAGGACATACTGAAAACGGACGCAGTTTGAACCACTTACATATCACTATTATGTTCTTACTGTCTGGTCAGATCAAAGCATTTTACACGGAATGGCTCGTCTGTATGAATAATAATGAACAGCTTTGAGGCTATATCTGTGGCGCATGGTTTTACATTACAATTTCAGGTCAACTGGCACGCAGTATTTTGGGGTATCGGGACCCAGTTTCTGTTTGCGTTGCTGATACTCAGAACCAGTTTCGGGTTTCGCAGTTTCCAATGGCTCGGAGAAAGACTAAAAGAATACTTGGAGCACACTGATAAAGGCTCTGAATTTGTATTCGGAAAAAAATATCGAGATCACGAGTTTGCATTTCGGGTAAGTGGATCGCGTGACTGAAAGGGTCCCCAATATCCCATTCAATATTTAACAGAATAAGATGGCGTACAAATGGATGTTTCCTTGACTAGCCGTAAAACGATTGCCAAGATCGTTCCTCATTTTCATTTCTCCCAATGGTTTGTCTGAGTCATAAATGCACTAAAACCTGTCAACATTTGCTTGACTAAGAATGATATAAGAGTCATTATGATAATGTTTGTCAAGATCCTGGTTTAGAATCGATCCGTTTTGCAAATCATGCTTGCTGACTATCGCGTAGATCCATGTCACCCattaattgtctggtccaaagtgTGCAGTCAAACGATACGCAAATGAACAGACCTCCTAAAATAATATCATGATAATTATGTCAGCATGATTACTTGGAACTGGACCCGACAGAGGTACAAGAACTTCTTAGATTACAGCTACATTCGGGAGGATGAAATCATGAGATTAAAAGCCaggtttatggatgtcaacttctttattgaggaaaacacgACGTTAAGGAGAGTATGCGTGCTCCTTTATCATGTTCTCAACTACTGATGAAGGACCAAGCATACACTCCGAAACGTCATGttttccacaataaagaagttgacatcgaTAAATATGGCTTTTCTTatgctttccacttctaaatgcccttcaaagatttaatgTGAAGGAtatgttttaaagaaaacaccCATGTaccaaataggatatgtcatttgCTGCTCCTTGCTACAATATTACACTGTCTTGTGTATAAACAAGGCAGAATTACCGATGCTGTCTTGATGTCTGTTTGGACAGACCTGCGTGCATTGAGAGATTTATTGTAAAAGCAGGGTGGGTGCGTGTgtctgtatttgaaatctgactGATTGTGTTTGTCTATGTGTGTCTTTTTATGTCCGATTGTATGTCTGTGCGTCTGtacgcgtgtgtgcgtgcgtgcgtttgcGTTTGCTTGCCTGTCTATGTGTGTCAGTGTGCCTGTTTGTAAGCATATTATGTCTATAAATTTCTCTGTATCCTTATCTTTGTGTCTGAATGTGTACGTCACTTTGTGTTTCCCCACGTGCGCCTGTGAGTTTGTGACTGTCTGACCTTGCACGTGACAGCATATATGTGTGGATATATGTGTACGTACGTCCGGATCAGCTTCTTGTGTTCTCAGGTGATGCCATTTGTCCTGATGTTCTCCTCGACTATCAACGTCTTGTACTACTACGGGGTTCTCCAGGGATTCGTGGCCAATTTTGGATGGTTGCTGTCTTTCTGTCTGGGTACCAGCCCCGTGGAATCCGTCAACACAGCAAtcaatgttgtgtttgggcCAGTACGATGAAATTGTGTACTTATTTATGAAAGACATAAATACTCCCTCATGGCCCCTGATGCGATGGTCTACcgtcggttgttggcgatctattcTATGTTTTTTGTAGAGGGTTGTCTCCAATAATACAATAGTTCTGGGTCTGAATTCTAGTTTTTCGTACTATCCTCCAGGTTTCTTATAATCAAACGTTTCATGGGCCATCTTGGTTGTGGTATTACTTTTGGTTATACTTTAATGGTGACAAGACATCCATTTCAATTTTTCCGTCTACATATCATTGGTCGTGTCATTTATGTTTGCATCATTAAAGATATTTACaagtaaaatatgttgttttgacGGGCGATATTTTAATGCTAGTTCATTGCCAGGCAGAATCACCACTCGCCATCAAACCGTTCCTACCTCATCTCACACCGTCCGAGTTACACACTGTCATGGCCGCTGGTTTCGCCAGCATTACAGGGACGATATTCGGGATGCTGACATCGTTTGGGGTAGGTACCAGGATTAGAATCATTGCACACTTTTCTTCAGTGACTCATATTAGTAACATTTCCTCTGTACCCAAAAAGGTGGATGTCGATGGCGTTGCTGCGTTAAcgggcaattttgaacaaactcacttaccTAAGGTGAAACCACATGAATCaaatgtgcttcgttgtggggcctagAAATTCTCAGGAGTCAGGTTAACAAACCTGGTCACCTATCCCAAGACTCTCAGAACTCATTATTGCTTAacgtcaactgatttgtgacctgatcTCTGTGCCCAGAGCGATACACCACTGCAAACATTTTCTTCTATTTTAGACTATTTTGTATAGTTGTTTTTTCACATGATGGACGTGGAGTTGTGTAACTGTACACTTATACCTAGACGTTTATTAACAAGGTAATTGCATACCCGACAAACACCCGTGTAAGATCACCACAAAAAGATCATTCAGAAATTGACGTGAAAATAAGATACGTAATACCATCATCCAGAGATACATCTACAATGGTGCCATTAcatataatgatgtatttatatatttaccgTTCAATAATGTACGCTCGTGCCATGTTCTAAGAAGAATGAACTTTCAGGCATTAGTGTTGGCATTACAGACTGAACAGTTCATGTAGTGACGTTATTGTCCACCGAAACGTAAGGGTATTATTCCTTTCCGGACACAAAAGTAAAATGGACAGTCTTCTAAATCTATCAGTATGGTGAAACTTCCCGCCTGCCATGTAAAGATTTCGTGCTGTGACATGACACAGCATCTGGGAAATGCCCTGAGAGCGGAGACCGATACAAGGgataagaatgagtgagtgagtgagtttacttttacgtcgcactcagcaatattccagctatatggccgtggtctgtaaataatcgattctggaccagacaatccactgatcaacaacatgaacatcgatctgcgcaaatgggaaccgatgacatgtgtcaaccaagtcagcgagcctgaccacccaatccagttactcgcctcttacgcaAGCGATAAGAAGATGTCCACACATTGAAAGCTAAACGTGGACTCACAGAGTGAACGGGAAatcatatttacaataaaatggTTCATGTATTGTAAAAGGTACATAAAGAAATCAGTgatagaaatgaaacacatgacatactatttcatttgacaaaatgttcacaaCATGGAACGTActcatgaaacattttcacagaAACCTTTAGAAATCGGTGTACAAACGTTGTGTGTTCGCTGGGTAGAGAGGTCCCGCGCTAAATCGTTGCcctttgatagttttggattttttaattaaaaaatatattttgcgcTTCCATGCCAACACGTTTGACTTCGGCTGAAAttagtgttggtgttggtgcttTTGTCCGGGGTAGAACTTGAAAACCCTTCACTGTTTCTTTACCAAACGTGGCATAtggataggtctggtggtgaacTGGTTCTTTTTGGTAGATCCACATTTCTCAAttacatgtgtgtttttttgcatttccatggcaacaactcTTACCTTGATTGAAATTGGTGTTTCGATATTCTCCTTCTAGTTTACGGGTATTCAAGAAATGACACAAATCATCAGTGCCACTCAATGGAGATTAGTTACTGAAGTACATCAAACCATGGAAGCATTCATACAGCTTCTGTTCTTCATACACGCATCTTGGTATAATAATAGTTTACATAGGTATGCTTTCGTTAGATGTGAAGAATGTGATGAACAGCATAAGACTTGTCGTCACCATTTGACATATTCTTGAAGAATATTTTGCCATcacgggggatattgatgactatgTCTTTTTGTTATTACGAGGCTCCAGCCAATCACCTGCTAGCAGCCAGCGTCATGTCCGCCCCTGCAGCCCTAGCTATATCAAAGCTGATTGCCCCAGAGACACAGCCGACTAGGATCCAGCCACATGACGCCTACAACATCCCCGTTCCGTCAGTCACAAACTACATTCttcatatatgtattcattCATAATGGTGGTCTCAATacggttttttttaa encodes the following:
- the LOC137256439 gene encoding solute carrier family 28 member 3-like; the protein is MAGQQRVETIVLVKREIPEKALFPEGMCPRVEHENGQEGADMFISHTPDDVFDTREHYLRCGAAFGLARASLCKKIIHNKNVIVAICSLMTLTAYAVYVGFSIRFSFGDEGSLRLLLGTGFVALVYAKIKLSTRVHEILSPWATKIKGSPSIRRTIRWLLYIGMVLFMAIYLGLNVTKAENFLSLAGMTFFILIGFLISEHPERVNWHAVFWGIGTQFLFALLILRTSFGFRSFQWLGERLKEYLEHTDKGSEFVFGKKYRDHEFAFRVMPFVLMFSSTINVLYYYGVLQGFVANFGWLLSFCLGTSPVESVNTAINVVFGPAESPLAIKPFLPHLTPSELHTVMAAGFASITGTIFGMLTSFGAPANHLLAASVMSAPAALAISKLIAPETQPTRIQPHDAYNIPVPKFNSLLEAVSEGAKDAVPIVTSVMVTQMIFMAFVDFVDSTLLWFGERVGVAGLSFEFLCSYGFYPIVYIMGFSSSDFLRIGGLFGIKTFVNSLYGYQLLGILIKNREALEQYVASTNGTWHWENRDIVLDLTNRTLSGGILTKRSEVIGTYAFCGQNHLAAIGLTLGVFFTLIPERKGTITKYITRANISGQLACYMTACIAGMLYDESIV